In Arachis hypogaea cultivar Tifrunner chromosome 17, arahy.Tifrunner.gnm2.J5K5, whole genome shotgun sequence, a single window of DNA contains:
- the LOC112766008 gene encoding photosystem I reaction center subunit III, chloroplastic, whose amino-acid sequence MSLTIPTNYLSKPRLKPFLTIPKSTTIICSATAPTPSSSNTSTDTADSKLKAFSAALALSSILLSAPLPAAADISGLTPCKESKQFAKRQKQSIKKLESSLKNYSPDSAPALAIKATIEKTKRRFENYGKQGLLCGSDGLPHLIVSGDQRHWGEFITPGILFLYIAGWIGWVGRSYLIAIRDDKKPTQKEIIIDVPLATRLVFRGFSWPVAAYRELLNGELIAKDI is encoded by the coding sequence ATGTCTCTCACAATCCCAACTAACTACCTCTCCAAGCCCCGCCTCAAACCCTTTCTCACAATACCAAAATCCACCACCATAATATGCAGCGCCACCGCGCCAACACCCTCCTCCTCCAACACCAGCACCGACACCGCTGACTCCAAGCTGAAGGCCTTCTCCGCCGCCCTAGCCCTCTCGTCCATCCTCCTGTCTGCTCCCCTCCCCGCTGCCGCCGATATCTCGGGCCTCACTCCCTGCAAGGAGTCGAAGCAATTCGCGAAGCGGCAGAAACAGTCGATCAAGAAGCTCGAATCGTCGCTGAAGAACTACTCTCCCGACAGCGCCCCGGCGCTGGCGATAAAGGCGACAATCGAGAAGACGAAGAGAAGGTTCGAGAACTACGGGAAGCAGGGACTGCTGTGCGGGTCGGACGGGCTTCCGCATCTGATAGTGAGCGGAGATCAGAGGCACTGGGGAGAGTTCATAACTCCGGGGATCCTGTTCTTGTACATCGCCGGGTGGATCGGGTGGGTTGGAAGAAGCTACCTGATTGCGATTAGGGACGATAAGAAGCCGACTCAGAAGGAGATCATCATCGACGTGCCACTCGCCACACGCTTGGTTTTTCGGGGATTCAGTTGGCCCGTTGCTGCTTACAGAGAACTCTTGAACGGCGAACTTATCGCCAAGGATATCTAA